In Gopherus evgoodei ecotype Sinaloan lineage unplaced genomic scaffold, rGopEvg1_v1.p scaffold_37_arrow_ctg1, whole genome shotgun sequence, the following proteins share a genomic window:
- the LOC115642075 gene encoding adhesion G protein-coupled receptor E3-like isoform X1 gives MGRRGFAFPPTFFFLGLFWFQPPASAQRTNRIGTCQTETLGREFITSYMEDCGSSSQFEVEITGYFAFTSVSVSISNYTGDGGRFEEKIMVNQGEMVRVRLPESVGIKGSTKFSKMVLVKADKDISVVSVSNKTTVLYPVSSLGKEHYIVTPSTECLDSYPEFSVMTYEDFNAVEVHVKGKLRDRTQSNSTCIGIKLRAFEGYQFQGIGDLSGTRIVSEKPVAILIGQVCFCNNTKCNHVFEQLLPVCSWGTTYIIPPLPWQKMNEIVYITASRNTTVLYQLGEQQETVTLAGGSVLQRPLKPWIPVSISANVGIQVVFYSVGCRIPNSSHTFLMNVPDVASYCQMYSINAQKGFEDFALMVADTSETGAIILDNQPLRDVVWNRVPGTEFVWGMRTLGPAIRSHAVEHPSSPFALLSVGNAAMDSYGIPGSCRKNVTFKCQTETLQIKEQLERCKNVFLQGNNSEFCSFMNSTLVNLETMCAQDRAVSLQEVARPFGSFLNSSILSSGGNESKSEVASAMTFLLQSVELAALTAALKSPENKTQTVTTESMAIETLLVVPTAGPCDEVFTLRAQNETMDIHCNTVTKACTEDSVAVAFISYSTLDSIINKRFLNEEDLTADEKLRNFHLNSRVVSGAVGDGRLMNISKPVNFTLRHRQEKKEEEETCCVHWKVITGKGTWAEDGCTALHTNSTHTICSCDHLSSFALLMGLTRVEESYTLTIVTHVGLTLSLLCLLLAILTFLLCHSIRNVSTSLHLQLCLCLFLADLLFLTAVKRTGIRVVCAVIAGFLHYLFLACFSWMFLEGLHLFLTVRNLKVVNYTSASRFKKRFMYPVGYGFPALVVAISAGVNPEGYGTSKHCWLSLDRGFRWNFLGPVCAIILINLTFFLVTLWILRDKLSSLNEDVSTLKDTRLLTFKAIAQLFILGCTWSLGLFQVGSAKMVMAYLFTIVNSLQGAFIFLVHCLLNRQVREEYRRWIKGIRKPSPTTQTFSPSVSTVTTSTKMVPGISRSGMGWEGVGFDTNSVNCREPSTSSL, from the exons GCACATGTCAGACTGAGACTCTGGGAAGAGAATTCATCACCTCCTATATGGAGGACTGTGGAAGCTCCAGTCAATTTGAAGTGGAAATTACTGGCTACTTTGCCTTCACTTCAGTGTCTGTTTCCATCTCCAATTACACAGGTGATGGGGGAAGGTTTGAGGAGAAGATCATGGTAAATCAGGGAGAGATGGTGCGGGTCAGGCTACCAGAGTCAGTGGGAATTAAGGGCTCTACCAAGTTCTCCAAGATGGTCCTAGTCAAGGCTGACAAAGATATCTCAGTAGTGTCTGTCAGCAACAAGACCACTGTGCTGTATCCTGTTTCCAGCTTGGGAAAAGAACACTACATAGTGACTCCCTCTACAGAATGCTTAGATAGTTACCCAGAGTTCTCTGTTATGACGTATGAAGACTTCAACGCCGTGGAGGTCCATGTGAAAGGCAAGTTACGTGACAGAACACAGAGCAACTCCACTTGCATCGGAATTAAGCTCCGCGCTTTCGAAGGCTACCAGTTTCAAGGCATAGGAGATTTGTCTGGCACCAGGATTGTCTCAGAAAAGCCAGTAGCCATCCTGATTGGCCAGGTGTGTTTTTGTAATAACACAAAATGCAACCATGTCTTTGAGCAGCTCCTACCAGTTTGCAGCTGGGGTACAACATACATCATTCCTCCCTTACCCTGGCAGAAAATGAATGAAATAGTCTACATCACTGCCTCCCGGAACACAACTGTGTTGTATCAACTAGGGGAACAGCAAGAGACTGTTACTCTAGCAGGAGGCAGCGTACTCCAGCGTCCTCTCAAGCCCTGGATCCCAGTCTCTATCTCTGCTAATGTGGGCATCCAGGTGGTGTTCTACAGTGTGGGCTGTAGAATTCCTAATTCCTCCCACACCTTCCTGATGAATGTTCCAGATGTTGCCAGTTACTGCCAGATGTATTCTATAAATGCCCAGAAGGGCTTCGAGGACTTTGCTTTGATGGTGGCCGATACATCAGAGACTGGTGCCATCATCCTAGACAATCAGCCTCTAAGGGATGTGGTGTGGAACCGTGTCCCTGGCACTGAGTTCGTTTGGGGCATGCGTACACTTGGACCTGCCATCAGGTCCCATGCTGTGGAACATCCCAGCTCTCCATTTGCACTCCTGAGTGTTGGCAATGCCGCCATGGACAGCTATGGGATTCCGGGTTCCTGCAGGAAGA ATGTTACCTTTAAATGCCAGACTGAGACtctacagataaaagagcagttGGAGAGGTGCAAAAATGTCTTTCTGCAG GGCAACAACAGTGAATTTTGCTCCTTCATGAATTCAACCTTGGTGAATTTGGAGACCATGTGTGCACAGGACAGAGCAGTATCGCTGCAG GAAGTTGCTCGTCCCTTTGGTTCCTTCCTGAATAGCTCCATCCTCAGTTCTGGTGGGAACGAGAGCAAGAGCGAGGTGGCCTCCGCCATGACATTCCTCCTGcagagtgtggaactggctgcaCTGACTGCTGCTTTGAAGTCTCCAGAGAATAAAACCCAGACTGTGACAACAGAGTCTATGG ctatcGAGACGCTCCTCGTTGTCCCGACTGCAGGTCCCTGTGATGAGGTCTTCACGCTGAGAGCTCAGAATGAGACAATGGACATTCACTGCAATACGGTCACCAAAGCATGCACAGAAG attCTGTGGCTGTTGCTTTTATTTCTTACTCCACTCTGGACTCCATCATTAACAAGAGATTTCTCAACGAGGAAGATCTAACGGCTGATGAGAAATTGAGGAATTTTCACCTGAATTCCAGGGTGGTGAGTGGGGCTGTCGGAGATGGGAGGCTCATGAACATCTCCAAACCTGTGAACTTCACCCTGCGCCATAGACAG gaaaagaaagaggaggaagagactTGCTGCGTTCACTGGAAAGTCATCACTGGGAAAGGCACCTGGGCTGAGGATGGCTGCACCGCTCTGCACACGAACAGCACTCACACCATCTGCAGCTGTGACCATCTCTCCAGCTTCGCACTCCTTATGGGTCTCACCAGAGTGGAG GAGAGTTACACACTGACCATCGTCACCCACGTGGGACTGaccctctctctgctgtgcctCCTGCTCGCCATCCTCACCTTCCTCCTGTGCCACTCCATCCGCAATGTCAGCACCTCCCTCCACCtgcagctctgcctctgcctcttcctggcTGATCTGCTCTTCCTCACCGCAGTGAAGCGCACCGGCATTCGG GTGGTCTGTGCTGTCATTGCTGGATTCCTACACTACCTCTTCCTGGCCTGCTTCAGCTGGATGTTCCTGGAGGGGCTGCACCTCTTCCTCACTGTCAGGAACCTGAAGGTCGTGAATTACACCAGCGCCAGCCGGTTCAAGAAGAGATTCATGTACCCGGTCGGCTACGGATTCCCAGCCCTGGTGGTGGCTATTTCTGCAGGGGTGAATCCTGAAGGCTACGGAACTTCCAAACA CTGCTGGCTCAGCCTGGACAGAGGCTTTCGTTGGAACTTCCTGGGACCAGTCTGTGCCATAATCCTG ataaatttaacattttttcttgTAACCCTCTGGATCCTGAGAGACAAACTCTCCTCCCTTAATGAAGATGTGTCCACTCTCAAAGACACCAG GCTACTGACTTTTAAAGCTATCGCCCAGCTATTCATTCTGGGCTGCACATGGAGTCTTGGTCTCTTCCAAGTTGGCTCAGCAAAAATGGTCATGGCGTATTTATTCACCATTGTCAACAGCCTGCAGGGAGCCTTCATATTCCTGGTGCACTGTCTCCTCAATCGCCAG GTGAGAGAGGAGTACAGGAGATGGATTAAAGGCATAAGAAAACCCAGCCCCACAACTCAAACTTTTAGTCCATCGGTGTCCACTGTCACTACCAGCACCAAGATG GTTCCAGGCATCAGTCGCTCTGGAATGGGCTGGGAAGGTGTTGGATTTGACACAAATTCAG TGAATTGCAGAGAGCCCTCCACTTCATCTCTGTGA
- the LOC115642075 gene encoding adhesion G protein-coupled receptor E3-like isoform X2: protein MGRRGFAFPPSTCQTETLGREFITSYMEDCGSSSQFEVEITGYFAFTSVSVSISNYTGDGGRFEEKIMVNQGEMVRVRLPESVGIKGSTKFSKMVLVKADKDISVVSVSNKTTVLYPVSSLGKEHYIVTPSTECLDSYPEFSVMTYEDFNAVEVHVKGKLRDRTQSNSTCIGIKLRAFEGYQFQGIGDLSGTRIVSEKPVAILIGQVCFCNNTKCNHVFEQLLPVCSWGTTYIIPPLPWQKMNEIVYITASRNTTVLYQLGEQQETVTLAGGSVLQRPLKPWIPVSISANVGIQVVFYSVGCRIPNSSHTFLMNVPDVASYCQMYSINAQKGFEDFALMVADTSETGAIILDNQPLRDVVWNRVPGTEFVWGMRTLGPAIRSHAVEHPSSPFALLSVGNAAMDSYGIPGSCRKNVTFKCQTETLQIKEQLERCKNVFLQGNNSEFCSFMNSTLVNLETMCAQDRAVSLQEVARPFGSFLNSSILSSGGNESKSEVASAMTFLLQSVELAALTAALKSPENKTQTVTTESMAIETLLVVPTAGPCDEVFTLRAQNETMDIHCNTVTKACTEDSVAVAFISYSTLDSIINKRFLNEEDLTADEKLRNFHLNSRVVSGAVGDGRLMNISKPVNFTLRHRQEKKEEEETCCVHWKVITGKGTWAEDGCTALHTNSTHTICSCDHLSSFALLMGLTRVEESYTLTIVTHVGLTLSLLCLLLAILTFLLCHSIRNVSTSLHLQLCLCLFLADLLFLTAVKRTGIRVVCAVIAGFLHYLFLACFSWMFLEGLHLFLTVRNLKVVNYTSASRFKKRFMYPVGYGFPALVVAISAGVNPEGYGTSKHCWLSLDRGFRWNFLGPVCAIILINLTFFLVTLWILRDKLSSLNEDVSTLKDTRLLTFKAIAQLFILGCTWSLGLFQVGSAKMVMAYLFTIVNSLQGAFIFLVHCLLNRQVREEYRRWIKGIRKPSPTTQTFSPSVSTVTTSTKMVPGISRSGMGWEGVGFDTNSVNCREPSTSSL, encoded by the exons GCACATGTCAGACTGAGACTCTGGGAAGAGAATTCATCACCTCCTATATGGAGGACTGTGGAAGCTCCAGTCAATTTGAAGTGGAAATTACTGGCTACTTTGCCTTCACTTCAGTGTCTGTTTCCATCTCCAATTACACAGGTGATGGGGGAAGGTTTGAGGAGAAGATCATGGTAAATCAGGGAGAGATGGTGCGGGTCAGGCTACCAGAGTCAGTGGGAATTAAGGGCTCTACCAAGTTCTCCAAGATGGTCCTAGTCAAGGCTGACAAAGATATCTCAGTAGTGTCTGTCAGCAACAAGACCACTGTGCTGTATCCTGTTTCCAGCTTGGGAAAAGAACACTACATAGTGACTCCCTCTACAGAATGCTTAGATAGTTACCCAGAGTTCTCTGTTATGACGTATGAAGACTTCAACGCCGTGGAGGTCCATGTGAAAGGCAAGTTACGTGACAGAACACAGAGCAACTCCACTTGCATCGGAATTAAGCTCCGCGCTTTCGAAGGCTACCAGTTTCAAGGCATAGGAGATTTGTCTGGCACCAGGATTGTCTCAGAAAAGCCAGTAGCCATCCTGATTGGCCAGGTGTGTTTTTGTAATAACACAAAATGCAACCATGTCTTTGAGCAGCTCCTACCAGTTTGCAGCTGGGGTACAACATACATCATTCCTCCCTTACCCTGGCAGAAAATGAATGAAATAGTCTACATCACTGCCTCCCGGAACACAACTGTGTTGTATCAACTAGGGGAACAGCAAGAGACTGTTACTCTAGCAGGAGGCAGCGTACTCCAGCGTCCTCTCAAGCCCTGGATCCCAGTCTCTATCTCTGCTAATGTGGGCATCCAGGTGGTGTTCTACAGTGTGGGCTGTAGAATTCCTAATTCCTCCCACACCTTCCTGATGAATGTTCCAGATGTTGCCAGTTACTGCCAGATGTATTCTATAAATGCCCAGAAGGGCTTCGAGGACTTTGCTTTGATGGTGGCCGATACATCAGAGACTGGTGCCATCATCCTAGACAATCAGCCTCTAAGGGATGTGGTGTGGAACCGTGTCCCTGGCACTGAGTTCGTTTGGGGCATGCGTACACTTGGACCTGCCATCAGGTCCCATGCTGTGGAACATCCCAGCTCTCCATTTGCACTCCTGAGTGTTGGCAATGCCGCCATGGACAGCTATGGGATTCCGGGTTCCTGCAGGAAGA ATGTTACCTTTAAATGCCAGACTGAGACtctacagataaaagagcagttGGAGAGGTGCAAAAATGTCTTTCTGCAG GGCAACAACAGTGAATTTTGCTCCTTCATGAATTCAACCTTGGTGAATTTGGAGACCATGTGTGCACAGGACAGAGCAGTATCGCTGCAG GAAGTTGCTCGTCCCTTTGGTTCCTTCCTGAATAGCTCCATCCTCAGTTCTGGTGGGAACGAGAGCAAGAGCGAGGTGGCCTCCGCCATGACATTCCTCCTGcagagtgtggaactggctgcaCTGACTGCTGCTTTGAAGTCTCCAGAGAATAAAACCCAGACTGTGACAACAGAGTCTATGG ctatcGAGACGCTCCTCGTTGTCCCGACTGCAGGTCCCTGTGATGAGGTCTTCACGCTGAGAGCTCAGAATGAGACAATGGACATTCACTGCAATACGGTCACCAAAGCATGCACAGAAG attCTGTGGCTGTTGCTTTTATTTCTTACTCCACTCTGGACTCCATCATTAACAAGAGATTTCTCAACGAGGAAGATCTAACGGCTGATGAGAAATTGAGGAATTTTCACCTGAATTCCAGGGTGGTGAGTGGGGCTGTCGGAGATGGGAGGCTCATGAACATCTCCAAACCTGTGAACTTCACCCTGCGCCATAGACAG gaaaagaaagaggaggaagagactTGCTGCGTTCACTGGAAAGTCATCACTGGGAAAGGCACCTGGGCTGAGGATGGCTGCACCGCTCTGCACACGAACAGCACTCACACCATCTGCAGCTGTGACCATCTCTCCAGCTTCGCACTCCTTATGGGTCTCACCAGAGTGGAG GAGAGTTACACACTGACCATCGTCACCCACGTGGGACTGaccctctctctgctgtgcctCCTGCTCGCCATCCTCACCTTCCTCCTGTGCCACTCCATCCGCAATGTCAGCACCTCCCTCCACCtgcagctctgcctctgcctcttcctggcTGATCTGCTCTTCCTCACCGCAGTGAAGCGCACCGGCATTCGG GTGGTCTGTGCTGTCATTGCTGGATTCCTACACTACCTCTTCCTGGCCTGCTTCAGCTGGATGTTCCTGGAGGGGCTGCACCTCTTCCTCACTGTCAGGAACCTGAAGGTCGTGAATTACACCAGCGCCAGCCGGTTCAAGAAGAGATTCATGTACCCGGTCGGCTACGGATTCCCAGCCCTGGTGGTGGCTATTTCTGCAGGGGTGAATCCTGAAGGCTACGGAACTTCCAAACA CTGCTGGCTCAGCCTGGACAGAGGCTTTCGTTGGAACTTCCTGGGACCAGTCTGTGCCATAATCCTG ataaatttaacattttttcttgTAACCCTCTGGATCCTGAGAGACAAACTCTCCTCCCTTAATGAAGATGTGTCCACTCTCAAAGACACCAG GCTACTGACTTTTAAAGCTATCGCCCAGCTATTCATTCTGGGCTGCACATGGAGTCTTGGTCTCTTCCAAGTTGGCTCAGCAAAAATGGTCATGGCGTATTTATTCACCATTGTCAACAGCCTGCAGGGAGCCTTCATATTCCTGGTGCACTGTCTCCTCAATCGCCAG GTGAGAGAGGAGTACAGGAGATGGATTAAAGGCATAAGAAAACCCAGCCCCACAACTCAAACTTTTAGTCCATCGGTGTCCACTGTCACTACCAGCACCAAGATG GTTCCAGGCATCAGTCGCTCTGGAATGGGCTGGGAAGGTGTTGGATTTGACACAAATTCAG TGAATTGCAGAGAGCCCTCCACTTCATCTCTGTGA